From a single Silene latifolia isolate original U9 population chromosome 6, ASM4854445v1, whole genome shotgun sequence genomic region:
- the LOC141585817 gene encoding uncharacterized protein LOC141585817: MPKPSNNAHRLPPQAPPQHYPQRHPPPPRHPQQQHPPPPHHPQQNHPPPPQPHHPPPHRPSKPPKPRRTTLASCIVATVFLIFIIILIFILYFSLFKPKDPKINIAAVQIPVFNVSSNSTTVSFTFSQYASVRNPNRALFSHFDSSLQLLYAGNQLAFMFIPAGNISAGHTVYMTASFSVQSFPIMATEVAGNVPAMELQPVTDGFGRIQPTMELESRMEMVGRVRVLWFFTHHIGVTADCRVSVAINDGSVIGFHC, encoded by the coding sequence ATGCCAAAACCTTCTAATAATGCACACCGTCTTCCACCACAAGCTCCACCTCAACACTATCCGCAGCGCCACCCTCCACCGCCACGTCATCCACAACAACAACACCCTCCACCACCACATCATCCACAACAAAACCACCCTCCACCACCCCAACCACACCATCCTCCACCACATCGACCGTCAAAACCACCTAAACCTCGCCGCACGACACTCGCCTCATGCATTGTCGCAACTGTATTCCTCATATTCATCATCATCCTAATCTTCATCCTATACTTTTCCCTCTTCAAACCCAAGGACCCTAAAATCAACATCGCCGCAGTCCAAATCCCCGTCTTCAACGTCTCCTCCAACTCAACCACCGTCAGCTTCACCTTCTCCCAGTACGCCTCTGTTCGCAACCCCAACCGCGCACTCTTCTCCCATTTCGACAGCAGCTTACAGCTTCTGTACGCTGGCAATCAGCTCGCCTTCATGTTCATTCCTGCAGGTAACATCTCTGCTGGACATACTGTCTACATGACAGCCTCCTTCTCGGTTCAGTCGTTTCCTATTATGGCAACAGAGGTGGCTGGTAATGTACCAGCGATGGAATTGCAGCCTGTGACTGATGGATTCGGACGAATACAACCGACCATGGAGCTCGAGTCGAGGATGGAGATGGTAGGGAGAGTAAGGGTGTTGTGGTTCTTCACTCATCATATTGGGGTTACTGCTGACTGTCGTGTTTCCGTCGCCATTAACGACGGTTCTGTGATTGGCTTTCATTGTTAG
- the LOC141587414 gene encoding E3 ubiquitin-protein ligase SINAT3-like — MEEEKIECVSTIISERSYEADVNYPPNHFHNHNNQSSKYRRKTTSSVISSANTVIELLECPVCANSMYPPIHQCHNGHTICSTCKTKVHNRCPTCRQELGEIRCLALEKVAESLELPCKYRSLGCAESCPYYGKVKHEALCNFRPFNCPYAGYECSVDGDIPFLVSHLRDDHKVDMHAGCTFNHRYVKSNPLEVDNATWMLTVFQCYGHYFCLHFEAFQLGMAPVYMAFLRFMGDETEARKYNYSLEVGGYGRKMSWEGTPRSIRDTHRKVRDSHDGLIIQRKLALFFSGGDRKELKLRVTGRISKDQNSDFSVNLV, encoded by the exons ATGGAGGAGGAGAAGATTGAATGTGTATCAACAATAATATCAGAGAGATCATATGAGGCAGATGTTAATTACCCTCCTAATCAttttcataatcataataatcaatCTTCAAAGTATAGGAGGAAAACTACTTCTAGTGTTATTTCTTCAGCTAATACTGTTATTGAACTCCTTGAATGCCCTGTTTGTGCCAATTCTATGTACCCTCCTATCCACCAG TGCCATAATGGACACACAATTTGTTCAACATGTAAAACGAAGGTTCACAATCGATGCCCCACTTGTAGACAAGAGCTCGGAGAAATCAGATGTCTGGCATTAGAGAAGGTAGCCGAATCTCTTGAGCTTCCATGCAAATATAGATCACTAGGTTGCGCGGAAAGTTGTCCGTACTATGGGAAAGTCAAGCATGAAGCGCTTTGTAACTTTAGACCATTCAATTGTCCATATGCTGGTTATGAATGTTCAGTTGACGGGGATATACCATTCCTGGTTTCTCATCTGAGAGATGATCATAAAGTGGATATGCATGCTGGTTGTACATTCAATCATCGCTATGTTAAGTCTAATCCCCTTGAAGTTGACAATGCTACCTGGATGTTAACG GTTTTTCAATGTTATGGCCACTATTTTTGTTTACACTTCGAAGCTTTTCAGCTTGGCATGGCTCCGGTTTATATGGCATTTCTTCGGTTCATGGGTGATGAGACTGAGGCTCGAAAGTATAATTATAGCTTAGAGGTAGGTGGATATGGGAGGAAAATGTCGTGGGAAGGAACCCCACGAAGTATTCGTGATACTCACAGAAAAGTAAGAGACAGTCACGATGGTCTAATTATACAACGTAAGTTAGCACTTTTCTTTTCCGGAGGAGACAGGAAGGAGCTCAAGCTGCGCGTTACTGGAAGAATATCAAAGGACCAGAACTCTGACTTTTCGGTGAACCTTGTATGA
- the LOC141587415 gene encoding uncharacterized protein LOC141587415 — translation MKTILSSPTVPSLFFLSDHFHTNSSSQFSQLSFTSCHLASFTRLSSTSVVQAQDSGLPSSPTDPANSDSLPFNGCKGCGKEQIESGCNGEGRIQGGIATFPGFGWWPIKAYRPCPGFVASGGSYRRRGQSLDEVAFGRGKGGASIYDSDDSETRKKGKNRKQFKS, via the exons ATGAAGACAATATTATCATCACCAACAGTTCCTTCTCTCTTCTTCTTGTCCGACCATTTCCATACCAACTCCTCTTCTCAATTCTCCCAACTCAGCTTCACCAGTTGCCACCTCGCTTCTTTTACACGTCTTTCGTCGACTTCAGTCGTTCAAGCCCAAGATTCAGGTCTTCCTTCTTCCCCTACTGATCCTGCCAACTCTGATTCCCTTCCTTTCAA TGGATGTAAGGGATGTGGTAAGGAGCAGATAGAAAGTGGGTGCAATGGGGAGGGTAGGATACAAGGTGGCATCGCTACGTTTCCAGGTTTCGGTTGGTGGCCGATTAAGGCTTATAGACCTTGTCCTGGTTTTGTTGCTTCTGGTGGAAGTTATAGGCGGCGTGGTCAAAGCTTGGATGAGGTTGCATTTGGAAGGGGAAAAGGAGGTGCTTCTATATATGATTCTGATGACTCAGAGACAAG GAAGAAAGGGAAGAACAGAAAGCAATTCAAGAGTTAG
- the LOC141587418 gene encoding F-box protein SKIP8-like yields the protein MAMANGVVSAEKQTGASIMEQLVPEITTHALSYLDYQSLCRLSMTNSLMRKAANDDDAWKILYHKDFTVEQDTLRPANGWKAYYAATRAIVNVNAEFFNIIRERSLAAMSRLWLNADYVKCVHDAGEILSGYTAVMDSWRITFNWQQQAEGFQVRDVRARVMSDMAWVTMKTYDNMESKVYNVTNVFEYHEGRWFMVHHHCSVELIAGLQIVHA from the exons ATGGCGATGGCGAACGGTGTCGTTTCGGCAGAGAAGCAGACAGGCGCGTCGATAATGGAGCAGTTAGTACCGGAGATTACGACGCACGCTCTCAGTTATTTGGATTATCAGAGTCTCTGTCGTCTTTCAATGACTAATTCTCTTATGCGTAAGGCTGCTAATGATGATGATGCCTGGAAAATTCTTTATCACAAG GATTTTACTGTGGAGCAAGATACTCTCAGACCAGCTAATGGGTGGAAGGCTTACTATGCAGCTACAAGAGCCATTGTGAATGTCAATGCAGAATTTTTTAACATCATCAGAGAAAGATCGCTTGCAGCTATGAGTCGTCTCTGGCTTAATGCAGATTATGTGAAGTGTGTACATGATGCAGGAGAGATTTTGTCAGG ATATACTGCAGTTATGGACAGTTGGCGAATTACATTTAATTGGCAACAACAAGCGGAGGGTTTTCAGGTTCGTGATGTGCGAGCTAGGGTTATGTCGGACATGGCTTGGGTTACTATGAAAACCTATGACAACATGGAATCCAAGGTGTACAATGTGACAAATGTGTTTGAGTATCATGAGGGAAGATGGTTCATGGTCCATCACCATTGCTCAGTGGAGCTGATTGCTGGTCTGCAGATTGTGCATGCATGA
- the LOC141587413 gene encoding protein transport protein SEC23 G yields the protein MDFTELEAIEGLRWSWNSWPASKSGAASLIIPLSILCTPLMESPELPVLPYEPLICVRCAAALNPYARVDYQSKIWLCPFCHHKNSFPKSYAGIGEHNLPAELFPTYSTVEYHPGKNTFSMSSSNSSSNLKPSWGNGPSSSSSLSSIAPSVNSSTSMMGCVDPRAANVGPAFVFVIDLCVAEDELRALKNELLLVFSRLPENALVGLVTFDSMARVYDLGFGDCTRVVLFHGDRELTSVQIQQFLQLQSVKQPHSGKSMAVQKQGFLLPVSECEFSITTAIDEIHSSGTFVPGHRPLRATGSAISVAIGVLEGCMVKTGSRVIVFTSGPATLGPGVVVESDRSYSIRNHRDLIDGHAPFFEKSCSFYRKLSQRLCNASIVLDLFACSLDQVGVAELKAPVESSGGFMMLGELFDSEQFRKCLHHLFNLDNDGNLKMCFDASIEVVTTNDVKVCGALGPCVSLQKKSGIVSDNVIGEGSTNTWKLCSLTNKTCITFFFEVSDSQNAEPGSAFFIQFITRYQYGTVGSRRRVTTVARRWAGKNSPEISAGFDQEAAATVMARLAIDRAKKHYARDVIRWLDDNLIRFASKFGDYIQEDASSFRLSSNFSLYPQFMYYLRRSQFIDVFNSTPDETAFFRLMLNREGVVGTLIMIQPTLFQYSFDGPPIPVLLDICSVLPDVILLFDSYFYVVIHYGSNIAQWRKLGYHKDPSHENFRKLLEAPEVDADQLVAERMPVPKLIKCDQHGSQARFLLAKLNPSVTQKSTYREGSEIIFTDDVSLQVFIDHLQELAVQG from the exons ATGGACTTTACTGAATTAGAGGCAATCGAGGGCCTCCGTTGGTCGTGGAACTCATGGCCAGCTTCAAAGTCTGGAGCTGCGTCACTTATAATCCCACTTTCTATCTTGTGCACACCATTGATGGAATCACCTGAGCTCCCGGTCCTTCCTTATGAGCCTTTGATTTGCGTCAGATGTGCAGCGGCTTTGAACCCTTATGCTCGTGTTGATTACCAATCAAAAATTTGGCTTTGCCCATTTTGCCATCACAAAAATTCCTTTCCGAAGTCATACGCTGGCATTGGTGAGCACAATCTTCCCGCTGAGCTTTTCCCCACATACAGCACTGTTGAGTATCATCCGGGTAAGAACACATTTTCAATGTCAAGCTCAAATTCGAGTTCGAACCTGAAGCCCAGCTGGGGAAATGGTCCATCTTCTTCTTCGTCTCTTTCCTCAATAGCACCCTCTGTAAATTCTTCAACTTCTATGATGGGCTGTGTTGACCCAAGAGCAGCTAACGTGGGTCCGGCTTTTGTGTTTGTGATAGACCTTTGTGTGGCAGAGGATGAGCTGAGGGCGTTGAAAAACGAGCTGTTGCTTGTGTTTTCTCGACTACCAGAGAATGCACTTGTGGGATTGGTGACGTTTGATTCTATGGCCAGAGTTTATGATTTGGGCTTTGGTGATTGTACCAGGGTTGTCTTGTTTCATGGGGATAGAGAGCTCACCTCTGTGCAG ATTCAACAGTTCCTTCAACTCCAGAGTGTGAAACAACCTCATAGTGGGAAGTCAATGGCTGTACAGAAGCAAGGGTTTCTTCTACCAGTATCAGAGTGTGAATTTAGCATCACAACAGCAATAGATGAAATCCACTCTTCAGGGACGTTTGTTCCAGGCCATCGCCCTTTAAGAGCCACAGGATCTGCAATATCTGTTGCAATTGGAGTTTTAGAGGGCTGTATGGTGAAAACAGGTTCCCGAGTGATCGTGTTCACATCTGGACCTGCAACGCTTGGCCCTGGTGTTGTTGTAGAGTCCGATCGTAGCTACTCAATCAGAAATCACCGGGATCTGATTGATGGTCATGCTCCCTTTTTTGAGAAATCTTGCAGTTTTTATAGAAAATTGTCCCAACGCTTGTGTAACGCATCAATAGtacttgatttatttgcttgttcTTTGGATCAAGTGGGAGTCGCAGAGTTGAAGGCCCCTGTTGAGAGCTCAGGTGGATTTATGATGCTTGGGGAATTATTTGATTCGGAACAATTCAGGAAATGTTTACACCACCTGTTCAATCTTGACAATGATGGGAATCTGAAAATGTGTTTTGATGCATCTATTGAGGTGGTAACAACTAATGATGTGAAAGTTTGTGGGGCCCTTGGTCCATGTGTATCACTACAGAAAAAGAGTGGGATAGTGAGTGACAATGTAATTGGGGAAGGTTCTACCAACACATGGAAGTTGTGTTCTTTGACCAACAAGACATGCATCACATTCTTTTTTGAAGTTAGTGATAGTCAAAATGCTGAACCTGGGTCTGCTTTCTTTATTCAGTTTATTACCCGTTACCAATATGGAACAGTTGGATCTCGGAGAAGGGTGACAACTGTAGCAAGGAGGTGGGCAGGCAAGAATTCACCTGAAATTTCTGCGGGATTTGATCAAGAAGCTGCAGCAACCGTCATGGCGAGGCTTGCAATCGACAGAGCAAAGAAGCATTATGCTAGAGATGTCATAAGGTGGCTTGACGATAATCTAATACGATTTGCTTCCAAGTTTGGAGACTACATTCAAGAAGACGCATCATCTTTTCGCCTTTCATCCAATTTTTCTTTATATCCACAGTTCATGTATTATCTAAGAAGATCCCAATTTATTGACGTATTTAACAGCACTCCCGATGAGACGGCTTTCTTTAGATTGATGCTAAATCGTGAGGGAGTGGTAGGGACTCTGATCATGATTCAGCCCACGCTATTCCAATATTCTTTTGACGGTCCTCCGATTCCCGTCCTCCTTGATATCTGCTCTGTATTGCCAGATGTAATTCTACTTTTTGATTCGTACTTCTATGTGGTCATCCACTATGGATCAAACATTGCGCAGTGGCGGAAGCTTGGTTACCACAAAGACCCGAGTCATGAGAATTTTAGAAAGTTGTTAGAAGCACCAGAGGTGGATGCAGATCAACTTGTTGCTGAAAGGATGCCTGTTCCTAAACTCATCAAATGCGACCAGCATGGTAGTCAGGCTAGATTTCTTCTTGCCAAGTTGAACCCTTCAGTAACCCAAAAGTCAACATATAGGGAAGGTTCAGAGATCATATTCACAGATGATGTGAGTTTGCAAGTTTTCATAGACCACTTGCAAGAGTTAGCAGTACAGGGGTGA